From the Nakamurella alba genome, the window GGCGCAGCAACGCCTCCACGGCCGGCTGCTCCTCCGTCGGATCCTCCCCCACCGACGTCACCAGCACCACGGTCCCGCGCTCGCGGGCGGCGTGCTCGACGGTCCGCACGATGGCGGCGAAGAACGGGTCGGCGAGATCCGGGACCGCCACCCCGATCGCCGTGTCGCGGCCGGAGCGGAAGGTGCGGGCCAGCGGGTTCGGCACGTACCGCAGCTCGGCGATGGCCTGCTCGACCCGCTCGCGCACGCCGGCGGAGATGTAGCGGTCGTCGTTGACCACGCGCGACACGGTCTTCGTACTGACGCCGGCGAGCAGGGCGACCTCCCGCATGGTGGCCATCCCTGCCTCCTCAGCAGCGCCGGTGCCGGCATCCGCCCCGGCATGACAACGGTGTCAGAGCAGCCTACAGTGTGCTTCCAGCAGCTTCTGACAACGATGACAGACGCGTCGGTGCCGACGCCGACGCTCCCGACGTCCCGGAGGACACTCCAGTGAAGGCAGTCCTGTACAGCGCCGCGACCGAGTACGAGGTCACCGAGGTGCCCACCCCGGAGCCCGGCCCCGGCGAGGTGCTGATCACGGTGATCCAGGTCGGCGTCTGCGGGACCGACCTGCACATCCACCACGGCGACTTCAACGCCCGGTTCCCGTTGATCCCCGGGCACGAGATGGTCGGCACCGTCGCGGCTCTCGGCGACGGGGTCACCCGGTTCCGGATCGGCGAGCAGGTGACCGTCAACCCGAACATCCCCTGCGGGCACTGCAGCTACTGCCTGTCCGGCCGGACCATCCTCTGCGAGAACGCGCTGGGGATCGGCGCCAGCAGCAACGGCTTCTTCGCCGAGTACGCCTGCGTGTCCGAGTTGTTGGTCTTCTCCGTCGAGGGGTTGCCGATCGACACCGCCGTCTTCACCGAGCCCACCGCCTGCGCCATGCACGGGTTGGAGACCCTGCAGGTCCGCCCCGGGGCCACGGCGCTGGTGCTCGGCGCCGGTCCGACCGGTGTGCTGCTGGCCCAGCTGCTCGCCTCCGGCGGCGCGTCCTCGGTCACGGTGGCCGGCCCGTCGCAGTTCAAGCTGGACACCGCCGCCGCCCTGGGCGCCGATGCCACGGTGCTGCTGCACCGCGGTGACCCGGACCGCAACCTTGCCGACCTGCGCGCGGCCGCGGGTGACGACGGGTACGACATCGTCGTCGAGGCAACCGGTTCCACCGAGATCGGCAACATCTGCGTGCCACTGACCCGCAACGGCGGGACGTTCCTGGTCTACGGGGTGACCCGGGCCGACGAGATCATGACCTTCTCCCCGTTCGACGTCTTCCGGCGGGAGATCCAGATCAAGGGCTCGTTCGCCGAGATGACCTCGTTCGGCACCGCGATCGCCGCGCTGCGTGGCGGCCGTGCCCGGACCGACGGCATGATCACCCATCGCTTCGGGCTGGACGACTACGGTGCGGCACTCGAGGCGCTGGCCTCCGACCGCTCCGCCCACAAGGTGGTCATCGTCGTCTGAGACCGGACGCCGCCGCACCCAGCTATCCACCCAGCACGTGAACGCACCGACTGAAGGATCCCTGACATGACGACCGTCCCCGCCGTGCTCGGCATCGATCTCGGTACCAGCTCGGTGAAGGTGGCGCTGACGGATCAGGTGGGTGCCGTTGTCGCGCAGGCCGTCTGCGACTACCCGGTGGACCGGCGCAACCCGGGCTGGGCCGAGACCGATCCCGAGGCCTGGTGGCAGGCCATCCGGACGGCGACCGCGCAGGTGCTCGCCACCGCGCCGGCGGCGTCGGTGGCCGGGATCGCCGGGATCGGGTTGTCCGGGCAGATGCACGGCGTGGTGCTGAGCGATGCCGAGCACCGGCCGGTGCGACCGGCGGTGCTCTGGGCCGATGCCCGGGCCGAGCCGCAGCTGGACCTGCTGCGGGCGCTGGACCTGTCGGTCCGGGCGCGGCTGGCGAACCCGCTGAGCCCCGGGATGGCCGGCCCGGTGCTGGCCTGGCTGCACGTGCACGAGCCGGAGGTCCTCGACGCGGCGCGGCACGCGCTGCAGCCCAAGGACTGGATCCGGGCCTGGCTGACCGGCGTCGCCGCCGGCGAGCCCAGCGATGCCTCGGCCACGCTGCTGTTCGACGTGCTGGCCGCGGACTGGGACGACGAGGTGGTGACGGCCCTGGGGATCGACCGGCGACTGCTGCCCGATCTGCTCCCGTCCGCGCTGACCGAGGCCGGCCGGCTCACCACAGCCGCAGCGGAGGCGCTGGGCCTGCAGGCCGGACTGCCGGTGGCCGCCGGAGCCGGCGACACCGCCGCTGCCGCACTGGGTTCCGGGCTCTTCGAGCCGGGCACCGTGCAGCTGACGATCGGCACCGGGGTGCAGATCGTCACGGTCGTGCCGGCACCCACCGCGGAGTCGGTGGCCGGTCTGCACGACCCGGTCACCCACCTCTACCGGTCGGCGACGGCCCACGGCTGGTATGCGATGGCCGCGGGACTGACCGGCGGCCAGTCGCTGGACTGGGTGCGGCGGATCCTCGGCGCGGAGTGGTCGGAGCTGTACGGGGTCGCCGATCGCGGCAGCCGCCCGGACGACCCGGTCTTCCTGCCGCACCTGGTCGGCGAGCGCACGCCGTACCTGGACACCAACATGCGCGGTGCCTGGACCGGCCTGGACGCCCGGCACGACCGGGTGGCACTGCTGCACTCGGCCCTCGAGGGCGTGGCCTTCGCCGTCGCCGACTGCCTGGACGCGCTGCCCGGGATCCCCTCCGGGAACAGGGATCTGCGGCTGGCCGGCGGCGGGACCACTGCTCCGGCATGGCGGCAGCTGCTGGCCGACGTGCTCGAAGCGCGACTGCACGCGGTCGACGTGCCGGGCGCGTCCGCCCGGGGCGCGGCGTTGATCGGCGCGCGGGCCGCCGGGCTGCTCGACGACGCCCGGCTGACGGAGGTCGCCACCCCGCACACCACACTCATCGCCGAGCCGGGACCGGCGGCGGAGGCACTGCGCGACCGGCGGTTCCGCTACCGCGACACCCTCGCTCGGTTGCGCGCCTGACCAGCGGCATGGGCCTGCCCGGTCACCGGAGCAGCGGCGCCACCTCCGCGCCCAGGAAGGCGGCCAGCCCCTCCGGGTCGGGTTCGTCCCGGGTCGGCTGCACCGCGATGCTGGTGGCACCGGCCTCGACGAAACGCCGTAGTCCGTCGGCGATCTCATCGGCCGTGCCGATCACCGAGATGCCGTCGGCCGGCTCCGCCTCCCAGGCCAGTCGCTCCCGCTCCATCCGCTCCGCCGCGTCCGGGCCGGTGGCCACCGGGACCGAGGTGATGATCTCGTGCGCCGGGTCGAGCCCGGCGGCGGACCGCACCCGGTCGGCGAGTTCGCGCACCTCACGGGTGGTGGACGGTGGTCGGAACCCGGACACCAGGGTGCCGTCGGCCAGCTCCGCACACAGCGCCAGCGACTTCGGCCCACCGGCACCCGCGAACAGCGTCGCCCGGCCGGTCGGCGGATGGTCCAGTGCCACCGCATCGAGGTGTACGTACCGGCCGTCGACCGTCACCGTGTCCCCGTCGAGCAACGACCGCACCGCGGTCAGGTACTCGCGGAGCAGGGTGACCGGCGAGGCGGCTTTCGCGCCGACCTGCCGCATCCAGTCCTGCACCCCGTGGCCGACCGCGCCCAGGAACCGCCCGGGGAACATCCGGTCCAGCCCGGCGATCTCCATGGCCAGCAGCGCCGGGTTGCGCAGCGGCGCCGGGAACAGCCCGACACCGACCCGCACCCGATCCGTCCGGGCCAGCACTGCACCGGCCGTCGAGGCGCCGGCCTGCTTGAAACAGTCCTCCCAGAGCCAGAACTCGCCCAGCCCTGCCCGGTCCGCCGCTGTGGCGACGGACAGCAGACGCTCCGGCGGCCACCACGGGAGGAAGGTGATCCCCAGCTGCGGTGTCGGATGGTCGCCCATCCGCCCAGTCTGCCGCCACCGGGGCGACACCACCACCGCAGCCGGTCAGTTGCAACTGCAGTCGCAGCAGCACCCGTCGCCGCAGCAGCAGTCGCAGTCGGTGCAGTCGCAGCAGTTCGAACAGCCGGGGTCGTGCCGCTTCCCGGTGCAGGGGTTCTCGTGCGAGGCGCAGCAGGCGTAGCCGGTGCAGTACACACCGACCCACGGCAGCACGTTGCGCCAGAACGGCCGGTCCGGCGGCGGTGGCGGGGGCCCGGGCGGCGGGCCGGGGTCGCCCTGACCCGGCGGCGGGTAGCCGGGCGCCGGGTGGTTCGGTGGCGGGTAGGGCGGCGGGGCGGACGGCCCCGGGGGCGGCGGCCCCGGGTATCCGAGATCCGCGGTACCGGCCCGGCGGTCGACCGTGGTGGCGGTCGCACCGTCCACGGCATGGCCCGGCACCGTGCAGTGCCGCCCCCTGTCCCCACCGAAGGCCCGGTGCAGCGCCGCTCGGCTGCCGTCGACGAGAAGTGCCCGGACCAGGCGGTTGTCGCGCAGCTGGAGCCGGTCGTACCCGGCCCGGATGCGGCGCACCAGGCCGACGCACTCCGAGCGGACCTGCTCCGGCGCCGCGCCGGTGGCGGTGATCGGGTTGAAGGCGCCGGCCCGGGCATCGGCCTGCTGGTCCTCCACCGCGTCCAGCAGATGGGCGAGAGCGCCGAAGGCCTCACCGATCTCACGCAGCGGCTGCTCGTTCTCCGGGACCCCGGCCAGCGTGGCCGAGGCGGCGAAGATCCGTCCGGTCGCCGATGCGGTCGGCGCCACCACCGCGGACAGTGGGTCCCCGGGCCGCACGGCGGATTCGAGGGCAGCCTGGCCGTCGAGGTCCTCGAGGACCTGCAGCGCACCGATGGAGTCGGCGATCGGCCGGTCGACGAAGGCTCCTCGCCGGAGCGGGCCGGCGAGCGCACCGGCCGCACCCGCCTTCACCAGCGCCCCCGCCTTCCCGGCCGGACCGGTCGGGCTGCCCAGCCCGACCCGGCGCTCACCGATGACGTCGGCGGCCTTGGCGGCCGCCAGGGTGAGCGAGGCCGTGGCCCCCAACCTGACCGAGACCGCCTGGGAGGGCACCACCTCCGCCGTCCGCATCCCCCGCAGCGCACACGGGCCGGCGGTGCGCCGCGGAGCCTGTTCGGGCTGCTGCGCCTCGAGCAGGACCGACAGCATGACGGCATCGGTGTTGGTCGTCGCACGTGCTGCCTGCCCCCGGCTGTCGCGCAGGGTCAGGCACAGACCGCACAGGTGGGCACGCCACTGCTCGAGGAGCTCGTCCCCCAGGGTGTGCCGGCAGGCATGGACCACACCGAACATGAGCGGGATTCGATCACGCCGCAGCCGCTCGCGCAGCAGTTCCGGGCCGACACCACCTGACCCGGCGGCACACTCACCCGTGCGGCGGAACCGACCGCCGCGGTCCGGCCGCGACGTCGAGCCTGCGCACCCGACGGCGCAGCAGTTGGCCGGCGACGATCCAGCACACCACGGCCGCGACGGTGAGGATGCCCCGCACCGCGTCGACCGGCAGCAGCAGCGAGACCAGCAGCAGCAGCACCGAGGCCAGCAGCGTGGAGGCCGCCGCCGTGAGCAGCCGGTCCCGGCGCGGCAGGCTGAGCACGTAGGGGCGCAGCCGCCCGCGGACCAGCCCGACGGTCCGGACAGCCCCGACCGCCAGCACCAGTGCGAGCACCGCGGCGAGCGCCAGGGACGGCCACCGGATGTCCTGGCCGGCCACCCGGCTGACCAGCCAGGCGGCGATGAAGAAGATCCACAGCCACCGCTGCATGGGCATGGCGAGTGTGTTGATGAACGCGACGTCGAGGTTGTGCAGGCCGACGGAGAGGCGCGGGTCCTGGCCGAGGGCGTCGGCGAACCGGGCCGCGGCGGACAGCGACCGGCGCCGGCGCAGGCTGACCAGGCCGAGTCCGTTGATCGCGGCGGAGTTCTGCGGATCGAGCCGCAGTGCCTCCAGGTACTCCCGTTCGGCGGTGGCCACATCGCCGCGGTCCAGCGCGATCCCGGCCTTGAGGTTGTGCGGTTCCGGCTCCTGCGGGGCCAGGGCGATGGCGCGCTCCACCACCGGGAGTGCCCTGGCCGGCGAATTGTCGGCGAGCACGGCGGCCAGGACCTGGTGGGTCTGCCAGACGAACGGTGAGATCGACACCGCCTGAGCGGCACTGTGTTCCGCTGCGAGGTGCTGACCACGACGGTTCTCTGCCAGTGCCAGCAGCCGGAGCGGCCAGTCGTTGCCGGGGTCGGTGCGGTGGGCCCTGCGGGCGAACTCGGCCGCGGCGTCCGGACGCTGCAGCGCCATCTCCGCGCGGGCGGCCAGGCAGAGCGCGCGGGTGTTCTGCGGGTCGTCGGCCAGCACGGCGGACACCGCCCGCATCGCGTCGGCGGGCCGCTCGAGGTCGAGCAGGTGGTCCGCCCGGTCCAGCTGCGAGCCCGGGTCGCGCTCCGGGTTCACCAGCGCCGCACCCGCTTGAGGTACTCGCGCAGCTCGGCGTAGCTGTTGTCCGCGTCGGCGAACATCACCACGTTGCGGGCGGTGTCCAGCCAGTCGCCGATCGACGGGCGGACCTCACCGCGGGCCGCCAGCAGGTCGTTCATCCCGATCATCCGCGGGGTACCGGTCCGCGCGCTGTCCAGCAGGGCCCGTTCGGCGCCCGACTCGCAGAGGTGCTGCAGGTCCGCCCCGGAGAACCCGTCGGTGGCCCGGGCCAGCGCCGCCAGGTCGATGCCCTCGACCGGTCGGTGCCGCAGGTGGTACCGCAGCACCGCCTCCCGCGCCGGCTGGTCCGGCGGCAGCACGAGCAGTGTCCGGTCGAGCCGGCCGGGACGGCGCAGGGCCGGGTCGACGTCCCACGGCTGGTTGGTCGCGGCCAGCACGAACACGCCCTCGTTGGCGCCGTTCACCCCGTCCATCTCGGTCAGCAACTGGTTGACCGCGCCGCGCATGGCGGTGTTGCGGGTCTGCGTCCGGCGCTGCCCGAGCGCGTCGATCTCGTCGAGGAACAGCACGCAGGGTGCGCTGCGGCGGACCAGCTGGAACAGCTCGGCGACGTTGCGCTCCGAGGAACCCACGTAGATGTCGAGGATGTCGGACAGTCCCACGCTGACGAACCCGGCGCCCAGTTCCCCCGCCACCGCCTTGGCGATGAAGGTCTTGCCGCAGCCGGGCGGCCCGTACAGCAGCAGACCGCCGCGCAGGCTCTTGCCGTACAGCCGGCGCAGTTCCGGATTGCGCATCGGGGCCAGGAACGCGGCCTCCAGCCGCTCCTTCACCTGCGACATCCCGCCGACGTCGGCGAGTGTCACCCTGGCCTGCTCCACCTCCCAGGCCGCGCCGGTCGGCTGTTCCCGCTCGGCGTCCAGGAACATCGGATGGGCGATGTCGC encodes:
- a CDS encoding zinc-dependent alcohol dehydrogenase family protein, with the translated sequence MKAVLYSAATEYEVTEVPTPEPGPGEVLITVIQVGVCGTDLHIHHGDFNARFPLIPGHEMVGTVAALGDGVTRFRIGEQVTVNPNIPCGHCSYCLSGRTILCENALGIGASSNGFFAEYACVSELLVFSVEGLPIDTAVFTEPTACAMHGLETLQVRPGATALVLGAGPTGVLLAQLLASGGASSVTVAGPSQFKLDTAAALGADATVLLHRGDPDRNLADLRAAAGDDGYDIVVEATGSTEIGNICVPLTRNGGTFLVYGVTRADEIMTFSPFDVFRREIQIKGSFAEMTSFGTAIAALRGGRARTDGMITHRFGLDDYGAALEALASDRSAHKVVIVV
- a CDS encoding xylulokinase yields the protein MTTVPAVLGIDLGTSSVKVALTDQVGAVVAQAVCDYPVDRRNPGWAETDPEAWWQAIRTATAQVLATAPAASVAGIAGIGLSGQMHGVVLSDAEHRPVRPAVLWADARAEPQLDLLRALDLSVRARLANPLSPGMAGPVLAWLHVHEPEVLDAARHALQPKDWIRAWLTGVAAGEPSDASATLLFDVLAADWDDEVVTALGIDRRLLPDLLPSALTEAGRLTTAAAEALGLQAGLPVAAGAGDTAAAALGSGLFEPGTVQLTIGTGVQIVTVVPAPTAESVAGLHDPVTHLYRSATAHGWYAMAAGLTGGQSLDWVRRILGAEWSELYGVADRGSRPDDPVFLPHLVGERTPYLDTNMRGAWTGLDARHDRVALLHSALEGVAFAVADCLDALPGIPSGNRDLRLAGGGTTAPAWRQLLADVLEARLHAVDVPGASARGAALIGARAAGLLDDARLTEVATPHTTLIAEPGPAAEALRDRRFRYRDTLARLRA
- a CDS encoding LLM class flavin-dependent oxidoreductase gives rise to the protein MGDHPTPQLGITFLPWWPPERLLSVATAADRAGLGEFWLWEDCFKQAGASTAGAVLARTDRVRVGVGLFPAPLRNPALLAMEIAGLDRMFPGRFLGAVGHGVQDWMRQVGAKAASPVTLLREYLTAVRSLLDGDTVTVDGRYVHLDAVALDHPPTGRATLFAGAGGPKSLALCAELADGTLVSGFRPPSTTREVRELADRVRSAAGLDPAHEIITSVPVATGPDAAERMERERLAWEAEPADGISVIGTADEIADGLRRFVEAGATSIAVQPTRDEPDPEGLAAFLGAEVAPLLR
- a CDS encoding DUF5685 family protein, whose translation is MFGVVHACRHTLGDELLEQWRAHLCGLCLTLRDSRGQAARATTNTDAVMLSVLLEAQQPEQAPRRTAGPCALRGMRTAEVVPSQAVSVRLGATASLTLAAAKAADVIGERRVGLGSPTGPAGKAGALVKAGAAGALAGPLRRGAFVDRPIADSIGALQVLEDLDGQAALESAVRPGDPLSAVVAPTASATGRIFAASATLAGVPENEQPLREIGEAFGALAHLLDAVEDQQADARAGAFNPITATGAAPEQVRSECVGLVRRIRAGYDRLQLRDNRLVRALLVDGSRAALHRAFGGDRGRHCTVPGHAVDGATATTVDRRAGTADLGYPGPPPPGPSAPPPYPPPNHPAPGYPPPGQGDPGPPPGPPPPPPDRPFWRNVLPWVGVYCTGYACCASHENPCTGKRHDPGCSNCCDCTDCDCCCGDGCCCDCSCN
- a CDS encoding tetratricopeptide repeat protein; translation: MNPERDPGSQLDRADHLLDLERPADAMRAVSAVLADDPQNTRALCLAARAEMALQRPDAAAEFARRAHRTDPGNDWPLRLLALAENRRGQHLAAEHSAAQAVSISPFVWQTHQVLAAVLADNSPARALPVVERAIALAPQEPEPHNLKAGIALDRGDVATAEREYLEALRLDPQNSAAINGLGLVSLRRRRSLSAAARFADALGQDPRLSVGLHNLDVAFINTLAMPMQRWLWIFFIAAWLVSRVAGQDIRWPSLALAAVLALVLAVGAVRTVGLVRGRLRPYVLSLPRRDRLLTAAASTLLASVLLLLVSLLLPVDAVRGILTVAAVVCWIVAGQLLRRRVRRLDVAAGPRRSVPPHG
- a CDS encoding ATP-binding protein translates to MDPQLIASLRRAVDAAPDDLPLRLHLAGVLLQGGQVPEAIAECAAALARDPGSAAARALMAQALGGGGSGGGPGVPTHDTPTHETAPHDTATPGPETTPMSPTAPASPASPTGVPGPGFDWSAAEQQIGDIAHPMFLDAEREQPTGAAWEVEQARVTLADVGGMSQVKERLEAAFLAPMRNPELRRLYGKSLRGGLLLYGPPGCGKTFIAKAVAGELGAGFVSVGLSDILDIYVGSSERNVAELFQLVRRSAPCVLFLDEIDALGQRRTQTRNTAMRGAVNQLLTEMDGVNGANEGVFVLAATNQPWDVDPALRRPGRLDRTLLVLPPDQPAREAVLRYHLRHRPVEGIDLAALARATDGFSGADLQHLCESGAERALLDSARTGTPRMIGMNDLLAARGEVRPSIGDWLDTARNVVMFADADNSYAELREYLKRVRRW